From the Vespa velutina chromosome 16, iVesVel2.1, whole genome shotgun sequence genome, one window contains:
- the LOC124954808 gene encoding uncharacterized protein LOC124954808 isoform X2: protein MSNSLDSFLTRIGDVTIERVTPRGGPKSNEAAVQNEPSTNTNMNNAEPQTANEESSEESSGESSDGEQEKKHGALHTEEIEEIHSEGSGDDMDLDETIDSQIGVRVDSERQSHCPAEEDDEEPVNILDTLPLEGAPIEGQEVSEADLLGKPISKDTDDESVDNEKTGSHSGAEDGIDGNKRHGDSEHSENVKKKQKKDDGTEESTSECETKAEKKLANMRRNIREVMDETQLDEATLSAQRQEMERLRRVQEQQRIIREVQRQMTINRQNNKTQTRVISLLQGKQNQAGTTISQSSSSSLSSSSTQVRLPNTVLLKVNSSSGTGSQTGSNLQSGQIQRKSIEGTRWQKGRGVYPNAQTSISRVPNRSVGPTMLQQRIRMMTPSVSISPVVPKKEPIDRPEYYSDSDVSDIEAEEALREKHMHLARKMSSGPKSQKVAKGKDVVTISSSSESSDDDCIVLSDPSGEEETDNEDDPSNSGMHTNDRYNIPDEHGRVLINVGHPEIEPDVFLAPQVARIIKPHQIGGIRFLYDNIVESIERYKTSSGFGCILAHSMGLGKTLQVASFCDIFFRCTTAKTVLCIMPINTLQNWLAEFNMWLPYEDPTSMEKNNKITNIKSESEMESKSEIKEECGSQSDMSNISRPISTESAHRYGQENVPQSLNIMSENPYTHQGYENHMMSSYVQDSMLGKTMPDHHPRINPNYPGDITQSSMYNTNPNSIPNFDPMKPELNCHAMQGRPNIPPPNISPLNIPPPNLPPSNLPPPNLPPPNLPPPNLPPPNLPPPNLPPPNLPPPNLPPPNLPPPNLPPPNLAPPNLPPPNLPPPNLPPPNLPPPNLPPPNLPPPNLPPPNLPPPNLPPPKFGMENQNSNMYTTMENQSQGTMFSDMENRNSGPMYPNNHPSGPIYSNYNNPPNTFPNYTNQSRQDLDHEPKKENILHQNTEINVKREPEDTIKKEEGTTKEEIGEDKKNIEKVKTTYMVDAPIGMELRPRHFRLHILNDSHKTMTARAKVIQEWQTGGGVLLIGYELYRQLSMKKPNKAKRKRGQPFKDTVDVEEEDKNKGLLDEMHSALVSPGPDLVICDEGHRIKNSHASISMALKQMRTKRRIVLTGYPLQNNLLEYWCMVDFVRPNYLGTKSEFCNMFERPIQNGQCIDSTPQDIRLMRYRAHVLHALLEGFVQRRSHSVLQVSLPRKEEYILLVRMTPHQRKLYDTFMNQVVKTRAVPNPLKAFAVCCKIWNHPDILYYFLRKRQANEEDDLDLEETIGEKLIPGGKRSKARQSKGESKKGKKTNTTIKNKPAASVQPNPSSSNVDNTEGDSTHSNTKQNNYTNYSMPTNNSGYSNSMSQAPYPGYQNYRSNDQNTYYRNDNNHGEYNEFYNNQGQQRYGNQPFPTYTQNTNYNSAQGYNNQSQNYIPPNDQSVNHPQRYPSGPPNSDFRPDQNQGNNYETSGIYPRQPYTSYPDQGRNYGTSVNQGPNNYSQVSNQTSAFQAQLPNQSNNIPVPEYSPYAPQNQAQNYGNAAGQTNPIYTRNDNQPLQTSALGYTPNQGNQNAGPPPQTGGYLSNQQGQNPPSNQSRGFSPNQPNQNLGLQNSSHGYGNQQTQAMPHQNQQHGYPTQVNPNSAPQTPLNFNQQTSNSIPQNQSHGYMTNQQNQAPISQNQMRGYPPASNQINVPQNATYPQSQTAPSTNISNQVHAYSSDQQGPNASTSNSMHGYPHLVPSSTSQNSSSTYPPPQQSQQPAAPPNQNHGYTTNHQGSTSQNSTHRYNTAQQGQISQPQNQTLSYSQNQQSQNSTLNQNDQLYPRNDNQQQSQNYTSTSAPHEFPNDRQGGTTSANSTTNYPPNQTQTQNPILSTYPSDGSHQSQVGQIKGPDDPYWQRDYSGQPFRTDQCNDTYYRDPNVNRFQNNYFPSQSYSNQSYDYAGNHNTDVNTRSDDPKTSQANMGPHIQNAGACDKSNKDMPSNIIPNQSMHQSNLSNKSSYNTEANCPNSTTPGPRSVQGLGPSHSPRLSQVDLSKEEEKEKEELLEKDKDDKSDDEILTKDEEKECKSSPGGREDPGIPYDWATELMKGYVPGLIDASAKMTLFFCILEEAIRLGDRVLAFSQSLFTLNLIEDFLSRNSLKYPDGQTDAWIKNVNYYRLDGSTSALEREKLINEFNNNPKIHLFLVSTRAGSLGINLVGANRAIVFDASWNPCHDTQAVCRVYRYGQQKPCFVYRLVTDNCLERKIYDRQISKQGMADRVVDQCNPDAHLSLKDATTLSWDWEEDSQVQDFSQTKDSYSDEVMHRVLECHSSLLTKQPFHHESLLVDRKDKKLSQAEKRLARRGYELEKMAANCSRPSYNYVPGNTATRGGLQIRAIRGGDTGTTSKPVASVRPMQQRGAESLGSRSVTGSRWIPAEVWQRQGMSAQEMTLPLDVVIPTNSPDKGSIVLKAGQRVMVLKSPKGIYMQLESGKIIAIRTALKLNQQKREEEPKKGLSSMVQRNSKPEVSFPLRNNSAISIIPKSSTGNQTSGRPISNKSGSGPGYRPFADKEISKRPKPVATAAAKPYLNQVNLTNQVSLSRLPKVKQEPVDHSTLGENSNSSDGQVRTEQRVEEVRLEDVVAEVSSNTDYSPATHNRISNSDTDSTVQKSSEEGTQVYIPDNVTSAQSVQTQHDQSESELSAKVDKQCSHPEEKESTKVDAITSFNNPFSNQNEKRDTATNDDIIIEEQSHPAPSTSVPLQPLLTPQPVSSAMRVPSTPSLLRSTDAPKNVIETSSMSVTSVCTGTNTTTTPKIIEPCVREAAVQGDPANLPQGYPYAQYPRYYDYTDPRSRSLPSPYGTYFPGVPAHTTNPRLPVDTKSQSDAVKPMEDRAMMNVPTVYSQVPSTTAKTLGNTTESKATETTVTTTVATVLSRDETHIPTAFSHPTSTRYPGPYPPGPYDPYSQHYPPAPGSTAAYPPGGAPGYPAYGGPTYNTEYARMYSAFHGPPPPADPYMHRGYAPPSSHPPNYYPPFPHPPPPYPNYSFLSPYPNPNMPSEPQPPAQ, encoded by the exons ATGTCTAATAGTTTGGACAGCTTTTTAACGCGTATTGGGGATGTCACTATTGAACGTGTGACACCTCGTGGGGGCCCTAAATCTAATGAAGCAGCAGTTCAGAATGAACCTTCGACAAATACAAATATGAATAATGCAGAACCACAGACGGCTAACGAGGAGAGCTCCGAAGAGTCCAGTGGGGAATCATCCGACGGGgaacaagaaaagaagcaTGGTGCCCTGCATacggaagaaatagaagaaatacatTCAGAAGGTTCAGGAGACGACATGGATCTGGACGAAACAATCGATTCTCAGATCGGTGTGAGGGTAGATTCTGAGAGGCAAAGTCATTGTCCGGCCGAAGAAGATGACGAAGAACCAGTTAATATTTTGGATACTTTACCATTGGAAG ggGCGCCGATTGAAGGGCAAGAGGTATCTGAAGCTGACTTACTTGGAAAACCTATTTCCAAGGATACAGATGACGAAAGTGTGGATAATGAGAAAACAGGATCTCATTCTGGAGCAGAAGATGGGATAGATGGTAATAAGAGGCATGGAGATTCTGAACATtctgaaaatgtaaaaaagaaacaaaaaaaagatgatggTACTGAAGAGTCCACATCAGAATGCGAAACAAAAGCAGAGAAAAAGTTAGCAAATATGAGAAGAAATATCCGTGAGGTTATGGATGAAACTCAACTTGACGAAGCCACATTATCGGCTCAACGACAAGAAATGGAACGTTTGCGACGAGTACAAGAACAACAAAGGATAATTCGAGAAGTACAACGTCAAATGACAATTAATcgtcaaaataataaaacacaaACCAGAGTGATTAGTCTCTTACAAGGTAAACAAAATCAGGCAGGAACTACAATTTCCCAATCATCCTcctcatcattatcatcttcGTCTACTCAAGTTCGTTTACCTAATACTGTACTATTGAAAGTAAATTCGAGTTCAGGAACAGGATCTCAAACAGGTTCTAATCTACAGTCTGGACAGATTCAAAGAAAATCCATAGAAGGAACACGTTGGCAAAAGGGTAGAGGTGTTTACCCAAATGCTCAGACATCTATATCACGAGTACCAAATCGTTCTGTTGGTCCAACTATGTTACAACAAAGAATAAGAATGATGACACCTTCTGTAAGCATCTCACCCGTGGTTCCTAAAAAAGAACCTATTGATAGACCAGAATATTATTCTGATTCTGATGTATCTGATATTGAAGCAGAAGAAGCATTGCGTGAGAAACATATGCATCTGGCACGAAAAATGTCAAGTGGCCCTAAATCTCAAAAAGTAGCAAAAGGTAAAGATGTAGTAACAATATCTAGTTCTAGCGAAAGTTCAGACGACGATTGCATAGTACTAAGTGATCCTAgcggagaagaagaaactgaCAATGAAGATGATCCATCTAATTCAGGCATGCATACAAATGATAGATACAACATTCCAGATGAACATGGTAGAGTCTTAATCAATGTAGGGCATCCTGAGATCGAGCCAGATGTGTTTTTAGCTCCTCAGGTAGCACGTATCATTAAGCCACATCAAATCGGTGGTATACGTTTtctatatgataatattgttGAAAGCATTGAGAGGTACAAAACTAGTTCTGGATTTGGGTGTATATTGGCACATAGTATGGGCTTGGGTAAAACACTTCAAGTAGCTAGTTTttgtgacattttttttcggTGTACCACTGCCAAGACTGTACTTTGCATTATGCCTATTAATACTTTACAAAATTGGTTGGCTGAATTTAATATGTGGTTACCATATGAAGATCCTACATCCatggaaaagaataataaaattacgaatataaaGTCAGAATCTGAAATGGAATCTAAGTcagaaattaaagaagaatgtGGTAGCCAAAGTGATATGTCAAACATATCCAGGCCTATAAGTACGGAATCTGCTCATCGCTATGGACAAGAAAATGTACCACAGTCCTTAAATATTATGTCAGAAAATCCATATACTCATCAAGGATATGAAAATCATATGATGTCAAGTTATGTTCAGGACAGTATGTTAGGTAAAACAATGCCGGATCATCATCCACGTATCAATCCAAACTATCCCGGCGATATTACTCAATCTTCAATGTATAATACTAATCCAAACTCTATACCTAATTTTGATCCTATGAAACCAGAATTAAATTGTCATGCCATGCAAGGTAGACCAAATATACCTCCACCAAATATATCACCATTGAATATACCACCACCTAATTTACCTCCATCCAATTTACCTCCTCCCAATTTACCTCCTCCCAATTTACCTCCTCCCAATTTACCTCCTCCCAATTTACCTCCTCCCAATTTACCTCCTCCCAATTTACCCCCACCCAATTTACCTCCACCAAATTTACCTCCACCAAATTTGCCTCCACCAAATTTAGCTCCACCAAATTTACCTCCACCAAATTTACCTCCACCAAATTTACCTCCACCAAATTTACCTCCACCAAATTTACCTCCACCAAATTTACCTCCACCCAATTTGCCTCCACCCAATTTGCCTCCACCCAATTTACCTCCACCTAAATTTGGTATGGAAAATCAGAATTCTAACATGTATACTACTATGGAAAATCAATCACAAGGAACAATGTTCTCAGATATGGAGAATAGAAATTCTGGGCCTATGTATCCCAATAATCATCCGTCTGGACCAATTTATTCGAACTATAATAATCCTCCAAATACTTTTCCCAATTATACGAATCAATCTCGGCAAGATTTGGATCATGAgccaaagaaagagaatattttacatCAAAATACAGAAATTAATGTGAAGAGAGAACCAGAAgacacaataaaaaaagaagaaggtacaactaaagaagaaataggagaagataaaaagaatatagaaaaagtcAAAACAACCTATATGGTGGATGCTCCTATTGGTATGGAATTAAGACCAAGACATTTTCGTTTACATATTTTGAATGATTCGCACAAAACTATGACAGCTAGAGCTAAAGTTATTCAAGAATGGCAAACAGGAGGTGGTGTTTTATTAATCGGATATGAATTATATAGGCAATTATCTATGAAAAAACCAAACAAAGCAAAACGAAAACGAGGTCAGCCCTTTAAAGATACGGTCGAtgttgaagaagaagacaaaaacaaAGGTTTATTGGATGAGATGCATTCTGCATTAGTTAGTCCTGGTCCAGATTTAGTTATTTGCGATGAAGGACACCGCATAAAAAATTCTCATGCTAGTATTAGTATGGCTCTAAAACAAATGCGTACAAAACGAAGGATTGTATTAACTGGTTATCCATTACAAAATAATCTCCTTGAGTATTGGTGTATGGTTGATTTTGTAAGACCTAATTATTTAGGAACTAAAAGTGAATTTTGTAATATGTTCGAAAGACCAATTCAAAATGGTCAGTGTATTGATTCTACACCACAAGATATTCGCTTAATGCGATATCGAGCACATGTGCTGCATGCTCTGTTAGAAGGTTTTGTACAGAGAAGATCACATTCGGTACTCCAAGTGTCATTGCCACGTAAAGAGGAATATATTCTTCTTGTTAGAATGACACCACATCAACGTAAACTCTATGATACTTTTATGAATCAAGTTGTTAAAACACGAGCAGTTCCAAATCCTTTGAAAGCCTTTGCTGTTTGTTGCAAAATTTGGAATCACccagatatattatattactttcttaGAAAACGTCAAGCAAACGAAGAGGATGATTTAGACTTAGAAGAAACAAtaggagaaaaattaatacctGGTGGAAAACGATCAAAAGCTCGTCAGTCAAAAGGAGAATctaagaaagggaagaaaacaaatacaaCTATAAAAAATAAGCCTGCAGCAAGTGTACAACCTAATCCTTCTTCGTCCAATGTTGATAATACGGAAGGAGACAGTACACATTCTAATACAAAACAGAATAATTATACCAATTATTCTATGCCTACGAATAATTCAGGATATTCAAATTCTATGTCACAGGCACCTTATCCTGGGTATCAAAATTATCGTTCGAACGATCAAAATACATATTacagaaatgataataatcacgGGGAATATAATGAATTCTATAACAATCAAGGTCAACAAAGATATGGAAATCAACCCTTTCCAACATATACACAAAATACTAATTATAATTCTGCACAAGGATATAACAATCAGTCACAAAATTATATACCACCAAATGATCAATCTGTTAATCATCCACAAAGATATCCTTCGGGACCACCTAATTCGGATTTTCGTCCCGATCAAAATCaaggaaataattatgaaacatCTGGAATATATCCACGTCAACCATATACATCATATCCTGATCAAGGACGTAATTACGGAACATCGGTAAATCAAGGGCCTAATAATTATTCTCAAGTCTCAAATCAGACCTCTGCCTTTCAGGCTCAATTACCTAATCAATCTAATAATATACCCGTTCCTGAATATTCGCCTTATGCTCCGCAAAATCAAGCTCAGAATTATGGCAATGCTGCTGGACAAACGAATcctatatatacacgaaatGATAATCAACCTTTACAAACTTCTGCTCTAGGATATACTCCTAATCAAGGAAATCAGAATGCAGGACCTCCACCACAAACTGGAGGATATCTTTCGAATCAACAAGGACAGAATCCACCATCTAATCAAAGTCGTGGCTTTTCTCCAAATCAACCAAACCAAAATCTTGGATTACAGAATTCATCTCATGGTTATGGAAATCAGCAAACACAAGCAATGCCACATCAGAATCAACAGCATGGCTATCCAACACAAGTGAATCCTAATTCTGCTCCACAAACACCTCTTAATTTCAACCAACAAACTTCAAATTCAATACCACAAAATCAATCTCATGGATATATGACAAATCAACAAAATCAAGCTCCCATTTCACAGAATCAAATGCGTGGATATCCTCCAgcatcaaatcaaatcaatgtACCACAAAATGCTACATATCCACAAAGTCAAACAGCACCCAGTACTAATATTTCGAATCAAGTACATGCCTATTCGTCCGATCAACAAGGACCCAATGCAAGCACATCGAATTCTATGCATGGATATCCTCATCTTGTACCATCATCAACTTCACAAAATTCATCGTCTACATATCCACCTCCACAGCAAAGTCAACAACCAGCTGCTCCACCTAATCAGAATCATGGATATACTACTAATCATCAAGGATCAACATCACAAAACTCTACTCATAGATACAATACAGCACAACAAGGACAAATTTCTCAACCTCAAAATCAGACATTATCTTATTCTCAAAATCAACAGTCACAGAATTCAACTTTAAATCAAAATGACCAACTTTATCCACGAAACGATAATCAGCAGCAATCGCAAAATTATACATCAACAAGCGCACCTCACGAATTTCCGAACGATCGTCAAGGTGGAACCACATCTGCAAATTCTACGACTAATTATCCGCCTAATCAAACACAAACGCAGAATCCCATTTTGTCAACTTATCCTTCTGATGGTTCACATCAAAGTCAGGTTGGACAAATAAAAGGACCTGATGATCCATATTGGCAACGTGATTATTCTGGACAACCATTTCGGACGGATCAATGCAATGATACATATTACAGAGATCCTAATGTAAATAGGTTTCAGAATAATTATTTCCCTTCACAAAGCTATTCTAATCAGTCTTATGATTATGCAGGAAATCATAATACCGATGTAAATACTCGCTCTGACGATCCTAAAACTTCTCAAGCAAATATGGGTCCTCATATACAAAATGCTGGTGCTTGTGATAAAAGCAATAAGGATATGCCATCTAATATAATCCCAAATCAGTCCATGCATCAGAGTAATCTTTCTAATAAATCGAGCTATAACACAGAAGCCAATTGTCCAAATTCTACAACTCCAGGACCTAGGTCAGTACAAGGACTTGGACCATCTCACAGTCCTCGATTAAGTCAGGTTGATTTAtctaaggaagaagaaaaagagaaagaagaattattagaaaaagataaagatgataaGTCGGATGACGAAATCCTTAcaaaggatgaagaaaaagaatgcaaAAGTTCTccaggaggaagagaagatcCTGGAATACCATATGATtgg gCGACGGAATTAATGAAAGGCTATGTACCTGGACTAATTGATGCGTCCGCAAAAAtgactctttttttctgtatattaGAAGAAGCGATACGTTTAGGAGATCGCGTCTTAGCATTTTCCCAATCATTATTTACATTGAATCTCATAGAAGACTTCTTATCCAGAAACAGTTTGAAATATCCAGACGGTCAAACGGATGCTTggataaaaaatgttaattattatagactAGACGGAAGTACTAGTgcgttagaaagagaaaaacttatcaatgaatttaataataatccaaaaaTACATCTCTTTTTGGTATCAACGCGTGCCGGTTCATTGGGTATCAATCTCGTTGGAGCAAATCGTGCAATCGTATTTGATGCTTCTTGGAATCCTTGTCACGACACGCAAGCTGTATGTAGAGTGTATAGATATGGGCAGCAAAAGCCTTGCTTTGTTTATCGATTAGTGACGGACAATTgtcttgaaagaaaaatttatgatagaCAAATAAGCAAACAAGGAATGGCTGACCGTGTTGTTGATCAATGCAATCCTGATGCACATTTATCTCTTAAAGATGCAACTACGTTGTCTTGGGATTGGGAGGAAGATAGTCAAGTACAAGATTTTTCTCAAACAAAAGATAGTTACTCAGACGAAGTTATGCATCGTGTATTAGAATgtcattcttctcttcttacCAAACAGCCATTCCATCATGAAAGTCTTTTGGTAGATCGAAAGGATAAGAAGCTTAGTCAAGCGGAAAAACGATTGGCTCGTCGTGGTTATGAACTTGAGAAAATGGCTGCTAATTGTTCTAGACCAAGTTACAATTATGTTCCAGGAAATACGGCAACGAGAG GAGGTTTACAAATTAGAGCTATTCGTGGTGGCGACACTGGTACCACATCAAAACCAGTAGCTTCTGTGAGACCGATGCAACAACGTGGTGCTGAAAGTTTAGGTTCCCGAAGTGTAACTGGAAGTAGGTGGATACCTGCAGAAGTATGGCAGAGACAAGGAATGAGCGCACAGGAGATGACATTACCCTTGGATGTAGTTATACCAACTAATTCACCAGACAAAGGAAGCATTGTATTGAAAGCAGGACAACGTGTGATGGTATTAAAAAGTCCTAAAGGAATCTATATGCAACTTGAATCTGGTAAAATCATTGCAATTAGAACTGCTCTTAAATTGAACCAAcagaaacgagaagaagagcCTAAAAAGG GTCTATCCTCTATGGTTCAGAGGAACTCTAAACCCGAGGTTAGCTTCccattaagaaataattcagCAATTTCTATAATACCGAAATCATCAACAGGCAATCAGACTAGTGGACGACCAATTTCCAATAAATCCGGAAGTGGACCTGGTTATAGGCCATTTGcagataaagaaatttcaaagagaCCAAAACCTGTTGCAACTGCAGCTGCTAAACCTTATTTAAATCAAGTTAATCTAACTAATCAGGTTTCTTTATCAAGATTACCAAAAGTCAAACAAGAGCCCGTTGATCATTCTACTCTTGGCGAAAATTCTAATTCTTCTGATGGACAAGTGAGAACAGAACAGAGAGTCGAGGAAGTTAGATTAGAGGACGTAGTCGCTGAAGTTAGTTCAAATACAGATTATAGTCCTGCCACTCATAATCGTATTTCTAATTCAGATACAGATTCTACTGTACAAAAGTCTTCTGAGGAGGGTACACAGGTTTATATACCTGATAATGTAACTAGCGCACAAAGTGTTCAAACGCAACACGATCAGTCAGAGTCAGAATTATCGGCGAAAGTAGATAAACAATGTTCACACCcagaagagaaagagtctACGAAAGTAGACGCTATAACGAGTTTTAATAATCCATTTTCTAACCAAAATGAAAAACGTGATACTGCAACTAacgatgatattataatagaagAACAATCACATCCAGCACCTTCTACTTCCGTACCACTGCAACCATTATTAACGCCGCAACCAGTATCATCAGCTATGCGAGTACCATCGACACCTTCTCTACTGAGAAGTACAGATGCACCTAAAAATGTTATAGAAACATCCAGTATGTCCGTTACGTCTGTATGTACCGGAACAAACACTACAACAACACCAAAAATAATAGAACCATGTGTACGCGAAGCAGCAGTTCAAGGAGATCCTGCTAATCTTCCACAAGGTTATCCTTATGCTCAGTATCCAAGGTACTACGACTATACAGATCCGAGATCACGTTCATTACCCAGCCCTTATGGGACATATTTTCCTGGCGTCCCGGCTCACACGACAAATCCTCGACTGCCAGTGGATACAAAGTCACAATCGGATGCAGTAAAGCCTATGGAAGATCGGGCGATGATGAATGTACCTACTGTATATTCTCAAGTACCTAGTACAACTGCCAAAACATTAGGAAATACAACTGAATCTAAAGCTACAGAGACAACTGTTACAACAACAGTAGCTACTGTCTTAAGTAGAGACGAAACACATATACCTACTGCGTTCAGTCATCCCACGAGTACTCGTTATCCTGGACCTTATCCACCTGGACCGTATGATCCATATTCGCAACATTATCCTCCAGCTCCGGGATCTACTGCTGCTTATCCACCAGGTG GAGCACCAGGATATCCGGCTTACGGTGGACCGACATACAACACCGAATACGCTCGTATGTACTCGGCATTCCATGGTCCACCTCCACCGGCAGATCCGTATATGCATAGGGGCTATGCACCTCCCTCTTCACACCCTCCTAATTATTATCCACCctttcctcatcctcctccaccttatccaaattattcgtttctttcacCATATCCTAATCCAAACATGCCCAGTGAACCACAACCACCAGCCCAGTAG